The following coding sequences lie in one Candidatus Nitrospira allomarina genomic window:
- the hscB gene encoding Fe-S protein assembly co-chaperone HscB, whose amino-acid sequence MPELSEPEIMEHQHPTTIKARELPMARSMCWHCQSEVTGEYLCGQCVKVQPLSKDLDYFACFQLPRLLNIDEQQLEQTFYELSRTFHPDFYSTKDESEKAISLGNSAFLNAGYRTLKDPILRAEYLIRLEAGAVKDIRSNPPADLFEEVLELQEDLELFRQLVPKGASPELEALRKKLQGERERLEKRQAEMEESLKGQFKQWDQVQARTPLPGEAREEKNSILRAMQEILSNRTYVRNMVNDLLETTG is encoded by the coding sequence ATGCCCGAGTTGTCAGAGCCAGAAATCATGGAACATCAACATCCAACCACGATAAAGGCCCGGGAACTTCCCATGGCCCGCAGTATGTGCTGGCACTGCCAATCTGAAGTGACGGGAGAATATCTCTGTGGACAATGCGTTAAAGTGCAGCCGCTTTCAAAGGACCTGGACTATTTTGCCTGCTTTCAACTCCCTCGTCTGTTGAACATTGACGAACAACAATTGGAACAGACATTTTATGAATTAAGTCGTACTTTTCATCCGGATTTTTATTCCACAAAAGATGAATCGGAGAAAGCCATTAGTTTAGGAAATTCTGCTTTTTTGAATGCCGGCTATCGCACACTCAAGGATCCCATTCTGCGGGCGGAATATTTGATCCGGTTGGAGGCTGGAGCGGTGAAAGATATTCGATCAAATCCCCCGGCGGATTTGTTTGAAGAGGTTCTGGAACTGCAAGAAGATCTGGAATTATTCCGACAACTGGTTCCCAAGGGCGCGTCACCTGAGCTTGAGGCCCTTCGGAAAAAGTTGCAGGGCGAACGAGAGCGTTTGGAAAAACGCCAGGCTGAAATGGAGGAGTCCCTGAAGGGTCAGTTCAAACAATGGGATCAGGTGCAAGCACGCACTCCCCTTCCAGGTGAGGCGCGTGAGGAAAAAAATTCTATTTTGCGTGCTATGCAGGAAATTCTTTCTAATCGAACATATGTGCGGAATATGGTCAACGATTTGCTCGAAACCACGGGCTAA
- a CDS encoding HesB/IscA family protein translates to MDTKTTESNSTVAMTEEALKEVKRLLDLQGITEGGLRLGVKGGGCSGLSYTVNFDDKIGEFDTVTEVDGVKVIVDAKSAIYLQGMTLDYQKDMVSGAFKFINPNATKTCGCGESFSA, encoded by the coding sequence ATGGATACAAAAACCACGGAAAGCAATTCAACGGTTGCCATGACCGAGGAGGCGTTGAAGGAGGTCAAGCGATTATTGGACCTTCAGGGCATTACTGAGGGCGGTCTTCGATTGGGAGTGAAAGGTGGCGGTTGTTCGGGGTTGAGCTATACCGTCAACTTCGATGACAAGATCGGGGAGTTTGATACCGTCACTGAAGTGGATGGCGTAAAAGTGATCGTCGATGCCAAAAGCGCCATTTATCTCCAGGGGATGACCCTGGATTATCAAAAAGACATGGTGAGTGGTGCCTTTAAATTTATTAATCCGAATGCCACGAAGACATGTGGGTGCGGAGAGTCGTTTTCAGCATAA
- the iscU gene encoding Fe-S cluster assembly scaffold IscU, protein MAYSEKVIDHYNNPRNVGSFQKDADDVGTGVVGAPECGDVMKLQIKVENDTIVDAKFKTFGCGSAIASSSLATEWLKGKTLEDAQKIKNTDIVHELNLPPVKIHCSVLAEDAIKAALGDYQKKAGEKKPKPEAAATSS, encoded by the coding sequence ATGGCCTATAGTGAAAAAGTCATTGATCATTACAACAATCCCCGTAATGTGGGAAGTTTTCAAAAAGATGCTGACGATGTGGGAACAGGTGTCGTCGGAGCTCCGGAATGCGGAGATGTGATGAAACTCCAAATTAAAGTCGAAAACGACACTATTGTGGATGCCAAGTTCAAAACGTTTGGCTGTGGTTCGGCCATTGCCAGTTCCAGTTTGGCGACCGAGTGGCTCAAGGGGAAAACCTTAGAAGATGCTCAAAAGATTAAGAATACGGATATTGTTCATGAGTTGAACCTCCCACCCGTTAAAATCCATTGTTCGGTGTTGGCGGAAGATGCCATTAAAGCGGCCTTGGGGGATTACCAGAAAAAAGCGGGAGAGAAGAAACCCAAGCCGGAAGCAGCCGCTACCTCATCCTAA
- a CDS encoding IscS subfamily cysteine desulfurase has protein sequence MKLPIYLDNHSTTPCDPRVLEMMLPFFTEKFGNAASRNHTFGWEAEEAVEVARKQIAHLIHADAKELIFTSGATESDNLALQGVVEMYREKGNHIITSSTEHRAVIDTAKYLEKKGVKVTFLPVDKAGMVSPDDVRNAITDQTILISIMMANNEIGTINPVAAIGKVAKEKGVLFHCDATQGVGKIPVNVQEMGIDLMSFTAHKIYGPKGVGALYVRRKAPRVRLEAMMYGGGHERGMRSGTLPVPLIVGFGKACELCEQEMSTESVRMAKMRDRLQEGIMKGMDEVYLNGHPTERLPNNLNISFAYVEGEALLMGVKEIALSSGSACTSATLEPSYVLRALGVGSDLAHSSIRFGLGRFNTDEEVEYTIDRMIKAVTHLREMSPLYEMAKEGVDLKSVQWAAH, from the coding sequence ATGAAGTTGCCTATATATTTGGATAATCATTCAACGACCCCCTGCGATCCTCGGGTGCTTGAAATGATGCTCCCCTTCTTCACCGAGAAATTTGGGAATGCGGCCAGCCGGAATCATACGTTCGGTTGGGAGGCTGAAGAGGCGGTGGAAGTAGCCCGAAAGCAAATTGCGCATCTTATCCATGCCGATGCCAAAGAACTTATTTTTACCAGTGGGGCAACGGAATCGGATAATCTGGCCTTGCAGGGCGTGGTGGAGATGTACCGGGAAAAAGGAAATCATATCATTACAAGTTCGACGGAACACCGGGCGGTGATTGATACGGCGAAATATCTGGAAAAGAAGGGTGTCAAGGTCACTTTCCTCCCCGTGGATAAAGCCGGCATGGTGAGCCCGGATGACGTACGCAATGCCATTACCGACCAGACGATTTTAATTTCGATTATGATGGCCAACAATGAGATCGGTACGATCAATCCCGTGGCGGCCATCGGAAAAGTTGCTAAAGAAAAAGGTGTCCTTTTCCACTGTGACGCGACACAAGGGGTGGGTAAAATCCCTGTAAACGTTCAGGAAATGGGAATTGATCTGATGTCCTTTACCGCCCATAAGATTTATGGTCCCAAAGGCGTGGGGGCCCTTTATGTCCGACGTAAGGCACCAAGAGTGAGGTTGGAGGCGATGATGTATGGTGGGGGCCATGAGCGGGGTATGCGTTCGGGAACCTTGCCTGTGCCCCTCATTGTGGGATTTGGAAAAGCCTGCGAACTATGCGAGCAGGAGATGTCGACCGAGTCTGTTCGTATGGCCAAGATGCGCGATCGCCTTCAAGAAGGGATTATGAAGGGTATGGATGAGGTTTATTTAAACGGGCATCCGACTGAGCGCTTGCCGAACAATCTCAATATTAGTTTTGCGTATGTCGAAGGGGAGGCGTTGCTCATGGGGGTCAAAGAAATTGCCCTGTCTTCTGGTTCGGCTTGTACGTCGGCCACACTTGAGCCCTCTTATGTGTTGCGTGCCTTGGGAGTTGGATCGGATTTGGCCCATTCTTCGATCCGCTTTGGGCTTGGTCGATTTAATACCGATGAGGAGGTGGAATACACCATTGATCGCATGATTAAGGCTGTGACGCACCTACGTGAGATGTCTCCGCTCTATGAGATGGCCAAGGAAGGGGTCGATTTGAAAAGCGTTCAATGGGCAGCTCATTAA
- a CDS encoding RrF2 family transcriptional regulator: MLKLSKKADYALMALQYMAMVRSGETSPFNPNRVVNTKEIAEEHHIPLELLAKVLQTLAKYDMVESQNGPKGGYLLAREPREISIAQVLEAIEGPLGIADCYHEKDEHASCEQIEHCNIRTPLLRVQESIFHLLSSMSIEDMMAEPPLIIVESRKTKGVQL; the protein is encoded by the coding sequence ATGCTGAAGCTTTCTAAAAAAGCAGATTATGCCCTGATGGCTCTCCAATACATGGCCATGGTCCGATCTGGAGAAACCAGTCCTTTTAATCCGAACAGGGTTGTCAACACCAAAGAAATCGCTGAGGAACATCATATTCCTCTGGAGTTGTTAGCCAAAGTGCTTCAAACCTTGGCTAAATATGACATGGTGGAAAGCCAAAACGGACCAAAGGGAGGTTATCTCTTGGCCCGTGAGCCACGGGAGATTTCCATCGCGCAGGTGCTGGAAGCTATTGAAGGCCCACTGGGGATTGCGGATTGCTACCATGAAAAGGATGAACATGCCTCTTGTGAACAAATTGAGCATTGTAATATCCGGACGCCTCTGTTGCGCGTCCAAGAAAGCATTTTTCATTTACTCAGTAGCATGTCTATTGAAGATATGATGGCCGAACCCCCCTTAATCATTGTGGAATCTCGTAAAACAAAAGGAGTTCAATTATGA
- a CDS encoding 2Fe-2S iron-sulfur cluster-binding protein: MGGSNPYIEKSETAVAKKPFKLTFITPEKPIEIEVDPEKFPYGETGLPGSILDIALGNGIDVEHACGGVCACSTCHIIVKQGLDTCNEATDDENDQLDEAPGLTLQSRLGCQCVPNGEKDLIIEIPEWNKNLVKESH, translated from the coding sequence ATGGGAGGCAGTAATCCATATATTGAGAAAAGCGAAACAGCAGTCGCTAAGAAACCATTCAAACTCACCTTTATTACACCTGAAAAGCCTATTGAAATTGAGGTTGACCCGGAAAAGTTCCCTTATGGGGAAACAGGACTGCCTGGGAGCATCCTCGATATCGCGCTGGGAAATGGGATAGATGTGGAACATGCCTGCGGTGGAGTCTGTGCCTGCTCAACCTGCCATATCATTGTGAAGCAGGGGCTGGATACCTGTAACGAGGCGACGGATGACGAAAATGACCAATTAGATGAAGCTCCCGGCCTTACCCTGCAATCAAGACTGGGATGCCAGTGCGTCCCGAATGGGGAAAAAGACCTCATCATTGAAATCCCGGAATGGAATAAAAACCTTGTCAAAGAAAGTCACTAG
- a CDS encoding ShlB/FhaC/HecB family hemolysin secretion/activation protein: protein MAARNALFGSRFPSHSSVQRIIRVADIGKKLPVFLILSLHFFSGIGQNNQLFAQVQPGFDPTGRFGEPPPLEKKTEPLTPKTAPDITLPPVETIPEMKGAPPQIRVMIRKIRVEGSTVFSAEELAKVTAPYENRELSTNDLEELRRALTLLYVNKGYVNSGAVIPDQTLQDGVVTIQIIEGKLTDIQIEGTKYFLPFYFEDRIALSSGPPLNINPLKEKLQLLLQDPRTERLNTELKPGLKPGEGVLHVQVEEASPFNAWIEFNNFQSPTVGESRGLGNIAVQNPFGLGDAFRFTYGQSKGLQPLIEANYIIPLTARDTTLELNFRFNDFHVVTKPFDDLDIRTKSQIYKIALRQPVYRTLNDEIALSLIGEHLENQSFLGGTGFSFQRGATNNGKAIVSALRFGQEWIHRESNQVLAVRSRFSVGLDVLDATNNKQTSDDPDGEFFVWLGQVQYVRRVDPLGIEFLGGLTLQIANDSLFALEQFAVGGRYSVRGYWENYLVRDNAFLFNVESRIPMFPSFFGPKVAVALAPFIDVGRSWEAKRNTPDPQTLASIGTGIRFSFFNRAHASLYWGQQLNHVEDPPGGGVQDQGVHWEFVLDIL from the coding sequence ATGGCAGCGAGGAATGCGTTGTTTGGTTCAAGGTTCCCTTCCCATTCTTCCGTCCAACGGATTATCCGGGTCGCTGATATTGGAAAAAAACTGCCTGTTTTCCTCATCCTATCTCTACATTTTTTTTCGGGAATAGGACAAAACAATCAACTCTTCGCACAGGTCCAGCCAGGCTTTGATCCCACCGGACGGTTCGGCGAACCCCCGCCTCTAGAGAAAAAAACCGAGCCTCTGACACCAAAGACTGCTCCCGATATCACACTGCCTCCAGTGGAAACCATTCCTGAAATGAAAGGGGCCCCTCCTCAAATTCGGGTTATGATCCGGAAGATTCGAGTTGAGGGGAGCACCGTCTTTTCAGCGGAAGAACTAGCCAAAGTCACAGCTCCTTACGAAAACAGGGAGTTGTCCACCAATGATCTGGAGGAACTGCGCCGGGCCTTAACGTTGCTCTATGTCAATAAAGGATATGTGAACTCTGGGGCGGTAATCCCGGATCAAACCCTACAAGACGGAGTCGTCACCATTCAGATTATTGAGGGAAAACTGACGGACATCCAAATCGAAGGCACCAAATATTTCCTCCCCTTTTATTTTGAAGACCGGATTGCCTTGAGCAGCGGACCACCGCTCAACATCAATCCGTTAAAAGAAAAGCTCCAACTCCTCCTTCAAGACCCCCGTACGGAACGGTTAAACACGGAGCTGAAACCAGGACTGAAACCAGGCGAAGGGGTCCTCCATGTGCAAGTCGAGGAAGCTTCCCCCTTCAATGCGTGGATAGAATTCAACAACTTTCAATCACCAACGGTTGGCGAGTCGCGGGGTCTCGGAAATATCGCTGTGCAGAACCCGTTCGGATTGGGGGATGCCTTTCGCTTTACCTATGGCCAATCCAAGGGATTGCAGCCTCTTATCGAAGCCAACTACATCATCCCGCTCACGGCACGAGATACCACCCTGGAACTGAATTTCCGGTTCAATGACTTTCACGTCGTCACAAAACCATTCGATGATCTGGACATCAGAACCAAGTCCCAAATATACAAAATCGCCTTGCGTCAACCCGTCTATCGCACACTCAATGACGAAATTGCCCTCTCCCTCATCGGAGAACACCTGGAAAATCAGAGTTTCCTGGGTGGAACGGGGTTCTCCTTCCAGCGCGGCGCAACCAACAACGGCAAGGCTATCGTGTCAGCCCTCCGGTTCGGGCAGGAATGGATTCACAGGGAATCCAATCAAGTCCTCGCGGTTCGATCCCGGTTCAGTGTGGGATTAGACGTACTGGATGCCACCAACAATAAACAAACCTCTGATGATCCGGACGGGGAATTTTTTGTCTGGTTAGGCCAGGTCCAATATGTCCGACGCGTAGATCCTCTCGGCATCGAATTTCTCGGCGGCCTGACCTTGCAGATTGCCAACGACAGCTTATTCGCACTGGAACAATTTGCCGTCGGCGGCCGGTACAGCGTCCGGGGGTACTGGGAAAATTATCTGGTGCGGGATAATGCATTTCTGTTTAACGTAGAGTCACGAATCCCGATGTTTCCCAGCTTTTTTGGTCCGAAGGTGGCGGTGGCACTGGCTCCCTTCATAGATGTGGGACGGTCATGGGAGGCCAAACGCAATACGCCCGATCCGCAGACTCTGGCCAGTATTGGCACAGGAATCCGATTCTCCTTCTTCAATCGGGCACATGCCAGTCTATATTGGGGGCAACAGTTGAATCACGTGGAGGATCCTCCTGGCGGAGGCGTTCAGGATCAGGGAGTGCATTGGGAATTTGTCCTGGATATTTTGTAG
- a CDS encoding OmpA family protein, which produces MAWSLLLGTIWSVQESLANTLDNAPLFLSVQVDVDEEIYDALRVSIPAPFFGKGRGLGRSVEDRYQDPVFADVYFDDVRTSIQGGVEDFLHETVALLKQEDQWGLRIEGYCDSRGPSAYNLARADYHLRSLAEFLVQLGVPSGRIHPVNFGQTPFSCQSGSERCQEDNLRAERIFSILAVDRFQRGCLARLRLVAGTDSERATGYLKRPPYLQRIQLASPVITSFR; this is translated from the coding sequence TTGGCATGGTCCCTTCTGTTGGGAACGATATGGTCTGTTCAGGAATCACTCGCGAATACCCTGGACAATGCTCCTCTCTTTTTGAGTGTTCAGGTAGACGTGGACGAAGAAATTTATGATGCGTTGAGGGTCTCTATACCGGCCCCGTTTTTTGGGAAGGGTCGGGGTTTAGGGCGATCGGTCGAAGACAGGTACCAGGACCCTGTTTTTGCCGACGTGTACTTTGATGATGTCCGGACTTCCATTCAGGGTGGTGTCGAAGATTTCCTCCACGAAACAGTCGCGCTTCTGAAACAGGAAGATCAGTGGGGATTACGGATTGAAGGATATTGTGATTCGCGAGGCCCGTCTGCCTATAACCTCGCCAGGGCCGACTATCATCTAAGATCCCTTGCGGAGTTCTTGGTGCAGTTGGGGGTTCCCTCCGGGCGAATTCATCCGGTGAATTTTGGCCAAACTCCTTTTTCCTGTCAAAGCGGGAGTGAACGATGCCAGGAAGATAACCTTCGCGCGGAACGAATATTTTCTATCCTGGCTGTGGACCGTTTTCAACGGGGTTGTCTGGCGCGATTACGTCTGGTCGCCGGAACGGATTCGGAACGAGCAACTGGATATTTGAAGCGCCCGCCTTATTTGCAACGCATTCAACTCGCGTCCCCTGTCATCACTTCCTTCCGCTGA
- a CDS encoding DUF928 domain-containing protein: protein MSQMMTRCRWVAVIAVTLGLSVQATGGAEFPDQATHTHMKDVASIAIEPGFLEETLLSGDSPVVQISDDKTDKQAASSREGALYQPPQRGAPGGRVGGGTRGPMTDLPLLLALAPDHVGLASEVQPQLVWYLSKATNYPLEFTLIDELGVTPIIEKPLSSPIESGIHIIHLADYDLKLEKGKTYQWFVSLVSDPEHRSADIIGGGMIKVGEVPASLTEDLKNANPVEATKLWGQAGFWYDAIGVISTYIQSHPSDAEMHHVRASLLEEVDLDTPAQVDREHGL, encoded by the coding sequence ATGAGCCAGATGATGACACGATGCAGGTGGGTGGCGGTAATAGCCGTGACCCTTGGTCTTAGTGTTCAGGCCACGGGAGGAGCGGAATTCCCAGATCAGGCAACCCACACTCATATGAAGGACGTCGCGTCTATAGCCATTGAACCAGGGTTTTTGGAGGAGACACTCCTTTCTGGTGACAGTCCGGTTGTCCAAATATCGGATGACAAAACTGACAAGCAGGCGGCTTCATCACGGGAGGGAGCGTTGTACCAACCTCCACAACGAGGGGCTCCGGGAGGACGGGTTGGTGGAGGCACCAGAGGTCCTATGACGGATCTTCCGTTACTCTTGGCCCTGGCTCCGGATCACGTGGGATTGGCGAGTGAGGTGCAGCCACAATTGGTGTGGTATTTATCAAAGGCGACAAACTACCCTTTGGAATTTACCCTTATTGACGAATTAGGGGTGACCCCGATTATTGAGAAGCCGCTTTCCTCTCCCATTGAATCCGGGATTCACATTATTCATTTGGCTGATTACGATCTGAAACTGGAAAAAGGGAAAACCTATCAATGGTTTGTGTCTCTGGTCTCTGATCCCGAGCATCGATCAGCGGATATTATCGGCGGAGGAATGATTAAGGTGGGTGAGGTCCCGGCCTCGCTGACCGAGGATTTGAAGAACGCCAATCCGGTTGAAGCGACGAAGCTATGGGGACAAGCCGGATTTTGGTATGACGCCATAGGCGTGATTTCCACTTATATTCAGTCTCATCCTTCCGATGCCGAGATGCATCATGTGCGGGCGTCATTGCTTGAAGAGGTTGATTTGGATACGCCGGCGCAGGTTGATCGCGAGCATGGATTATGA